A genomic region of Hippoglossus hippoglossus isolate fHipHip1 chromosome 8, fHipHip1.pri, whole genome shotgun sequence contains the following coding sequences:
- the LOC117767021 gene encoding carbonic anhydrase-like has translation MSHVWGYGATNGPDKWGKDFPVANGPRQSPINIVPKEAQYDSSLRALKLNYDPLNAKGILNNGHSFQVDFVDDLDSSTLTGGPISGTYRLRQFHFHWGASDDRGSEHTVNGINFPCELHLVHWNTKYPSFGEAASQPDGLAVVGVFLKIGAANPRLQKVLDALDAIKTKGKQTTFANFDAKTLLPVSLDYWTYDGSLTTPPLLESVTWNVLREPISVSSAQMAKFRSLLFTGEGEAPCCMEDNYRPTQPLKGRRVRASFK, from the exons ATGTCTCATGTATGGGGATACGGTGCAACTAATG GACCTGACAAATGGGGAAAAGATTTTCCTGTGGCCAACGGGCCCAGACAGTCTCCTATCAACATTGTACCCAAGGAGGCCCAATATGACTCCTCTTTGAGGGCTCTGAAACTCAACTATGACCCCTTGAACGCCAAGGGTATTCTCAACAACGGACACTCCTTCCAGGTGGATTTTGTGGATGACTTAGACAGCTCAA CCTTGACTGGAGGCCCCATTTCTGGAACGTACCGTCTGAGACAGTTTCATTTTCACTGGGGAGCCAGTGATGACAGAGGCTCTGAGCACACTGTCAATGGCATCAACTTTCCCTGTGAG CTTCATCTGGTGCACTGGAACACAAAGTACCCAAGCTTTGGAGAGGCAGCCAGCCAGCCTGATGGACTTGCTGTAGTAGGGGTCTTTCTCAAG ATTGGAGCTGCCAACCCCAGACTTCAGAAAGTTTTGGATGCTTTGGATGCCATTAAGacaaag GGAAAGCAGACTACGTTTGCTAACTTTGACGCAAAGACTCTTCTACCAGTTTCTCTGGATTATTGGACCTACGATGGCTCTCTGACCACACCCCCCCTGTTGGAGAGTGTCACCTGGAACGTCCTCAGGGAGCCAATCAGTGTCAGCTCTGCACAA ATGGCCAAGTTCCGCAGCCTTCTCTTCACTGGGGAAGGTGAAGCTCCATGCTGCATGGAGGACAATTACAGACCCACTCAGCCTCTGAAGGGGCGTCGGGTCCGCGCTTCCTTCAAATAA